In the Alphaproteobacteria bacterium genome, ATTATGCCTATTTCTTATGTGATTCCTCTAATGAATTCATGGTGGCTTTTACTTGTAACATTTTGTCAAAGATCTCCACGATATTTTCGATGTCCTCCAAGGTGGATAATTCTTCTTTGTTTTTGGCCTCTTTCAATGAGATAGCCAATTGATCAGCTTCACTCTTGGACTCCATTGAAATCGATGCTTGTAGTCTTTCCATGACTTGTATACGTAATCGTATCCCTTCTTGATCAACACTTTCCTTAGGTTCGCTGTTGAGCTTTTTTGACAACTTTACAAGTCTGGCTTGCTCTTTCTTTCTCGCTGACTCTTGAGCTTTCATTATTTCAAGGTCACCGTTGAGGGATTCCCAGATATTCGTTTGCAAGGCAACCTCATCAGCAAAAATCTGTCTTAAGAAGTATAAGTGATCCTGATCTAAACTCAAGATGATAACCTGAGCAAGCTCTTCATCATGGTGGTGCAAGGTGAAAATTGAGCGAAGTACTTGTTCCAACTCTTCAGGTGGTCTTTGCTTTCTCGAAACAACTCGAAAGGCAACATTTTCAAGTCTGTTCATTTTTACGCCTACATCCTCTCGTAAATCTTCTTCAAAGGTAATATGAGGCTCATCCCGTGAAGCAAAATCAGGATCCATAGCCGTTGTTGGAGCCAAAAATATCATTAAAAGTGCAATAGCCAAGAGTTTTGCGAACATTATGTTCCCCATTTTTATTATTATTGAAGTGCGCGCTCACGCTCTTTCATCCATTACCATGGGAACACTTGCACGTCAAACTGATATCGCTCGAATTCCTCCAATCACGGCATCTTATATACTTTCAATTTTATTAAAAATATAGGTAAAATACTTATAGCTAAGGTTCGCCCTATTAGGAAAATAAATGTATTATATCGCCTTTAAAATGCTTGTGGGAGATCGAGGAAAATACCTTGGGATCATTATTGGAGTCTCTTTTGCCTCCCTTATCATGACGCAACAACCGAGTATTTTTACAGGCATCATAACCCGTACATACAGTTTCATCACGGATATTACCCTGCCAGACATTTGGGTTATGGATCCAAAAGTGCAATATATCGATGATGGCAAGCCCCTTCCCGTCACTGATCTCTATCGGGTAGCGGGAGTTGACGGGGTGGAATGGGCAAAGCCCTTGCTTAAAACTAATATACAAGCGCGTTTGCCCAATGGTGCCTTTCAATCCTGCAATCTCATTGGCATCGATGATGCAACCCTCATAGGGGCCCCCGCAGAAATGGTTGAAGGAAAAGTTGGGGATTTGCGTCGCAATGATAGTGTCATTGTCAATTTAGAAGGAGCTCAATCCAAGCTTGCCGGCGCACCAAAATATCCAGGAGGGCCAAAAGTGCCTCTCAAGGTTGGCGATGTCCTAGAACTGAACGATCATTATGTCATTACCGTGGGCATTGCTGTTACGACGCGCACGTTTCAATCTCAGCCGGTTATTTATACAACATACTCGAGGGCTATTCAGTATGTTCCCCCTCAACGTAATAATTTGACATACATTTTGGTCAAGGCAAAACCAGGGGAAAATTTGAACGTGTTGACAAAACGGATCAAAGATCGCACAAGACTTCAGGCCTATACTCGGGATGAATTCATCGAGATGTCTGTTCGATACTATTTGAAAAATACGGCTTTGCCAATCAATTTCGGGGCCTCTGTCATCTTAGGTTTTTTGGTAGGTGCGGCCATTGCCGGACAAACATTTTATAATTTTACCATGGAAAATTTGCGCTATTTTGGCGTTCTGAAAGCCATGGGGACGAGTCAACGTACCCTCATCAAAATGATTTTGAGTCAAGCAGGTCTTGTGGGCATTATCGGATATGGTCTCGGACTCGGTGGAACATCGCTCTTTGCTTGGGCGACCAACAATTCTGTTTTGGCTTTCCGCTTTACTTGGCAATTGTTTTTGTTCAGCATCATTGGCGTCATGATTATTTGCGCTTTCGCAGCTTTCATCAGTATTCGAAAGGTATTTAAACTTGAAGCCGCTGTCGTGTTCCAAAGTTAAGGGGACGACCATACTCATGAAATCCACCAAATATGCTGTCGAATGCCAAGAAATTAAAAAAGTATATAACACAGGAGAGAATCAAGTCCAGGCTTTGCGCGGCATTAATTTAAAAGTGATTGAGGGGGAGCTTCTTATTTTAGCCGGTCCTTCTGGGTGTGGAAAAACAACGCTGATTTCCATAATTGCAGGGATTTTACATCAAACGGAGGGAGGCTGCTCTCTTTTTGATGAAGATGTTAATAACATGACCGAGACCGATCGATTGCTTTTTCGTGCGCAAAATATTGGGTTTGTCTTTCAGCAATTCAATCTCATGCCAACACTGACCGCTGCTGAGAACGTGGCCATTCCCTTGATCATCAATAATGTCCCTTTAAACGAATCCATTTCTAGAGCTGCCAAACTTCTTGCTCGAATGGGCCTGGAGGGTCGGCAGGAATCCTTGCCAAAGCAACTTTCAGGAGGACAGCAACAAAGGGTTGCTATTGCCCGGGCCATTATCCACAACCCAAAACTGGTGGTTTGCGATGAGCCGACCAGTTCTTTAGATGCAGAGACAGGACATAAAGTTATGGAAATTATGAAGTCTCTGGCGGCTGAAAATAACAGAACCATTATTGTGGTTACCCATGATGCCCGTATTTTCGGATTTGCGGATCGCGTGGCGCGAATGGAAGATGGTCGTATAAACAATATTATTAGTTCAAAAAAGGCAATATCTCATGAGCTTTAAAATTTTTATTTCACGGTTTCTGCGCCAGGGTCTTGAGAAATTCCATCACTTTCGACAGAATAAATTTAGTTTTGACATCACATTGGGACTTCTCGCCTGTCTTGGAATAATTGGGGGGTTCATTCTCGTTTATGATGGCAGGCGCCCTCCCCGCACGGCGCACCCCATTACCCAACCAGCTGCCTCGTATTACAAGCATTTTATCGCAGGTTCAGGGATTGTTGAGTCCATGAGTGAGAACATTGAAGTGGGGACACTTGTTAGTGGCATTATTGATAAGGTACATGTTGAGGTTGGGAACAAAGTAAAGGCGGGAAGCCCCTTATTTTCTTTAGACAATCGGCAAGCATGGGCTGATATTACAACCCAAAAGGCTGCCGTTGGAAAGGCAACTGCCTCCTTAAACCAGGCAGAAGCAGCCCTCAAGGATGCACAAGACAAATATCAACTGGCCAAGAATGTTACGGATCGTCGGGCCCTCAGTCGGGATGAATTTCTCAGTCGAGAAAATGCTTATAGTATTGCCATGAGCGCCCATGCAGCGGCTAAAGCAGATCTAGCTGTCGCCAAAGCCACCCTGGCACGTAGTCAGACGAATCTTGATATATTAACGGTCAAAGCACCCATTGATTGTGAGGTCTTACAAATCAACATTCATCCAAGCGAATTTGCCCTCGCTGGACCGTTAGTCACGCCCCTCATGTTGATTGGGAATGTTGATGATAAGTTTGTTCGCATGAGCATTGATGAAAATGATGCTTGGCGCTTTTCCCCCGGCGCTTCTGCAATTGCCTACCTTCGAGGCAATAGCGCCTTTCGAATTGACTTAGAGTTTGACCATCTAGAACCCTATGTGCTGCCAAAAAGACAACTGACCGGTGATTCGAGTGAACGGGTGGATATTCGTGTTCTTCAGCCTATATATAAGTTTAAGGAGAACCCACCCATATCTGTCTATATTGGCCAGCAGGTTGATGTGTTTATAGAAGTTCCTGAGTCCTTATCCTATGAAAACATGGGTGGCAAGCAAAGGGCGAATTCATGAAGATTTACTTCATCCTTCCTCTCTTGCTTTTGGGAAGTTGCGTTGGTCCTGATTATGAACGCCCTAATATCCCTATGCCAAAAGCTTGGAAGAATCAGGCTCAGCCCGTTCCATCTCAACAAATCATTGAAACAGCTTGGTGGCAGAATTTTCAGGATTGTACATTGGAGCAATTGGTTGATGAAGCCTCTAAAAGCAACCTGGATTATATGAGTGCGCTGGCCCGTGTGAGAGAAGCCCGTGCTAATTTATCAGGTGTAGAAGCCCTCCTGTTCCCCACCATTAATGGCATTGGGGAAGCCTCTCGATCTTATTCGGGGAAGAATGTGCCAAGAAATCCTTCAGCAGGATCATCATCTTCACAAATAGGTAACGCAAGCACGGCCCAACAAAAAGTATACATGTTGGGTTTTGATGCGACTTGGGAGCTCGACTTCTTCGGGGCTATTCGACGGGGGGAAGAAAGCGCTCTTGCATCATTCGAGTCGGTTATAGATTTATCTCGAGACACATTGTTAACTTTAGTTGCTGAAATTGCCAGAAATTACATCACCCTTCGAAGCGACCAACAGCAACTTGAAGATGCGCAAGCAATTGTTGATCTATGGACGGATAATCTTTCCCTCATCACCAAACTTGAGAAGTCCGGACTCAACAGTAAAATCACAACAGAAGCCGCGATAAGTTCGCGAGATCAGGCGCTGGCCGCAATTCCCACTCTTGAAGGGAATATCAAGGCATCGATACACCGTTTAAGTGTTCTATTGGGCAAAGACCCGACTGCTCTTTATGACCGTCTTCAATCCAAAGGGAGGATCCCCCATACGCCTGATACGGTTATAGCTGGCCTTCCTTCAGATTTAATTCAACGTCGTCCTGATATACGTTCGGCAGAACGCCTGCTTGCGGCTTCAACCGCAGATATTGGCGTTGCCATTGCTGCTCTTTTCCCTCATTTTCAGCTCACCGGAAATTATTTGTTTGAGCGCAATAAACCATCCCGGATTTTTACCCCCCAGAGTCAATTTTGGCAATATGCCCTTAATTTTAGTGTCCCTATCTTCGACTTTGGCAAAATCCAAGCCGGGATAGATGCTCGGTATGCGCAAAAGGATGAAGCCTGTCTTACCTATCAAAAGGCAATCCTCACAGCCTTTGAAGAAGTTGAAAATGGTTTGGTCAATTTTGCTAAAGAATCCAACAGATTCAAGCAATTAAAGGCTCAAGCTGACGCTCAAGAGCGTGCCTATAAGCTGACCAACTCGCGCTATAAAGGTGGCTTAAACAGTTATTTGGACGTAATCATTGCAAAAATTGCTTTGTTAAATACAAAAATCACGTCCACCATAAGTCAAGCAACAGTCTCTTTAAACCTCATCGCTCTTTATAAGGCTCTGGGTGGTGGCTGGGAAGTATATGAGCCAGCAAAAGAAAAGAGTTCATGCGAATAAACCTATTCCTTTTTAGTTTGAGACGGCAATCATCAATCCAATATAGTTTTCATTCTTGTTAAAAAACTGTCCGTGTCTCGATTTGCCAACAGAATAATCTATTAAAAATTGCAAATGCCTTCCTCGCCAAACGGGGCTCCCTAATTGCAAGCCGGTACGGACATTTAGGCTTGATTTGAAGTTATTCTGACTCCAAAAGTGGGTATGAATACCACCTACGAATCGCGTTGAATTGAACAAAAATGCTTCCTCTGAAATAAAATCCACCCCTGCTTCTAACGTGAATGGCTTGATGTAGCTTGGATCCCGATGAACGAGGTATCCAAAAGCAATATATGGTCTAAAGGAATTGATTTTATAGGCTGTAAACCACTTAAGAGTTTCATAACTGAGATTTATTCTTCTGTTCAGATAATCAGGTCGACTTATGAGAAACTCATCCCCTAAATGCGAGCTTAAATGAGAAACCTGAAATAAATTTTGCCATGCTTTATCATAGTTTACAGAGAGACCTACGCCTATAAAGTAATCTGAATTAATTAATTTTGTTGGAAAAGAGTGAATATCCATAATTCCAAAAAGTCCAGCTTGAACCCCTAGTTCATATTGCCATTGATTTTGTTTATACCGAAGAAGGGATAAGTTTTCACCGAAGGATAAATTAAAAATTTTCTTTCCGTATATATTTTTAAAATGCTTTTGATAACCTGCAGAAAATTTTGGCCACTTCGGATCCGCAATAGGTGAATCATATATTGCGCCTGGGGGCAAAATCTTAAGAGAAGATTGCTTTTCATGCATTTTAACAGGGCATCCTTTAGGGGCTGTGCCTGGTAAGCTAGAATGATCTGAAGATATTTCTATATGGTCAAAAAGGGATGATTCGTTTAATCGATTCAAAAGTTTAGCTTTAATGACCGGATCAAGATCTTTGTGTTTCACAATCAAATTAAGATTCTTATTGTCTAAATGTATTTCAATTGTTTCGTTTGGTGCGAGCTCATGAATGATAGACGTGGTATAGCCCATGATATAATCATCCGTGTGGCCATAACATTTGGTTGAAACTAATGTGATTAACATGAAGAGAATAGATATCGTTTGATGGGATCTTCCGACCCAATTGATTAAATTATTTAACATACTGTTTCCTTAAAATATGAGATACCATTATTGTAATTATATTTCTTTTAAATATAATGGCGCTTGTTGAGAACATTGATATATTGTGACTCAGAAATCCTAAATCTCACCCCCATAAGAGGAAGATTTAGGACTCTTGAGTTTGCTATTTGTAACAGAATAAAATATTATTATTTTTTA is a window encoding:
- a CDS encoding ABC transporter permease; this encodes MYYIAFKMLVGDRGKYLGIIIGVSFASLIMTQQPSIFTGIITRTYSFITDITLPDIWVMDPKVQYIDDGKPLPVTDLYRVAGVDGVEWAKPLLKTNIQARLPNGAFQSCNLIGIDDATLIGAPAEMVEGKVGDLRRNDSVIVNLEGAQSKLAGAPKYPGGPKVPLKVGDVLELNDHYVITVGIAVTTRTFQSQPVIYTTYSRAIQYVPPQRNNLTYILVKAKPGENLNVLTKRIKDRTRLQAYTRDEFIEMSVRYYLKNTALPINFGASVILGFLVGAAIAGQTFYNFTMENLRYFGVLKAMGTSQRTLIKMILSQAGLVGIIGYGLGLGGTSLFAWATNNSVLAFRFTWQLFLFSIIGVMIICAFAAFISIRKVFKLEAAVVFQS
- a CDS encoding secretion protein HlyD, with amino-acid sequence MSFKIFISRFLRQGLEKFHHFRQNKFSFDITLGLLACLGIIGGFILVYDGRRPPRTAHPITQPAASYYKHFIAGSGIVESMSENIEVGTLVSGIIDKVHVEVGNKVKAGSPLFSLDNRQAWADITTQKAAVGKATASLNQAEAALKDAQDKYQLAKNVTDRRALSRDEFLSRENAYSIAMSAHAAAKADLAVAKATLARSQTNLDILTVKAPIDCEVLQINIHPSEFALAGPLVTPLMLIGNVDDKFVRMSIDENDAWRFSPGASAIAYLRGNSAFRIDLEFDHLEPYVLPKRQLTGDSSERVDIRVLQPIYKFKENPPISVYIGQQVDVFIEVPESLSYENMGGKQRANS
- a CDS encoding DUF1207 domain-containing protein, producing MLNNLINWVGRSHQTISILFMLITLVSTKCYGHTDDYIMGYTTSIIHELAPNETIEIHLDNKNLNLIVKHKDLDPVIKAKLLNRLNESSLFDHIEISSDHSSLPGTAPKGCPVKMHEKQSSLKILPPGAIYDSPIADPKWPKFSAGYQKHFKNIYGKKIFNLSFGENLSLLRYKQNQWQYELGVQAGLFGIMDIHSFPTKLINSDYFIGVGLSVNYDKAWQNLFQVSHLSSHLGDEFLISRPDYLNRRINLSYETLKWFTAYKINSFRPYIAFGYLVHRDPSYIKPFTLEAGVDFISEEAFLFNSTRFVGGIHTHFWSQNNFKSSLNVRTGLQLGSPVWRGRHLQFLIDYSVGKSRHGQFFNKNENYIGLMIAVSN
- a CDS encoding ABC transporter ATP-binding protein, producing MKSTKYAVECQEIKKVYNTGENQVQALRGINLKVIEGELLILAGPSGCGKTTLISIIAGILHQTEGGCSLFDEDVNNMTETDRLLFRAQNIGFVFQQFNLMPTLTAAENVAIPLIINNVPLNESISRAAKLLARMGLEGRQESLPKQLSGGQQQRVAIARAIIHNPKLVVCDEPTSSLDAETGHKVMEIMKSLAAENNRTIIVVTHDARIFGFADRVARMEDGRINNIISSKKAISHEL
- a CDS encoding efflux transporter outer membrane subunit, translated to MKIYFILPLLLLGSCVGPDYERPNIPMPKAWKNQAQPVPSQQIIETAWWQNFQDCTLEQLVDEASKSNLDYMSALARVREARANLSGVEALLFPTINGIGEASRSYSGKNVPRNPSAGSSSSQIGNASTAQQKVYMLGFDATWELDFFGAIRRGEESALASFESVIDLSRDTLLTLVAEIARNYITLRSDQQQLEDAQAIVDLWTDNLSLITKLEKSGLNSKITTEAAISSRDQALAAIPTLEGNIKASIHRLSVLLGKDPTALYDRLQSKGRIPHTPDTVIAGLPSDLIQRRPDIRSAERLLAASTADIGVAIAALFPHFQLTGNYLFERNKPSRIFTPQSQFWQYALNFSVPIFDFGKIQAGIDARYAQKDEACLTYQKAILTAFEEVENGLVNFAKESNRFKQLKAQADAQERAYKLTNSRYKGGLNSYLDVIIAKIALLNTKITSTISQATVSLNLIALYKALGGGWEVYEPAKEKSSCE